In a genomic window of Aquamicrobium sp.:
- a CDS encoding NAD(P)H-hydrate dehydratase, whose product MMQSAQKSGTGLEVLTPAEMAEADRLAAEIGPNDGYGLMRNAGAAILRAVLTRYPQAQGFDVLCGPGNNGGDGYEVARLLHEAGMPVAVWREGRPRPGSDAERAAGRCPVAPRPLDDFAPQPGGVVIDALYGAGLARALDGAAALAAERCRAAGAAVIAVDLPSGLSGESGRAVGAVFAADLTVTFFRLKPAHLIEPGRALCGEVALADIGIPDAVLETIAPKTFRNLPALWSAALPRPRRDQHKYSRGHVAVLSGGPSSTGAARLTALAAARIGAGAVSIWSPGNALAVNAAHLTSIMVRKVDAPDGLAAAFEARRPDAMVIGPGFGLDRPLRETVIEALRLTGKRALVLDADALTAFRDAPDALFAAIAASEANAVLTPHEGEFARLYPDLAADEGLSKLTRARAAAARAGAVVILKGPDTVIAAPDGRAAINENGSPWLATAGSGDVLAGMVAGLCAQKMPAFEAACAAVRLHAEAASRFGPGLIAEDLPGLLPALLRELL is encoded by the coding sequence ATGATGCAATCTGCACAAAAATCAGGCACAGGGCTGGAGGTGCTGACGCCGGCGGAAATGGCCGAGGCCGACAGGCTGGCCGCCGAGATCGGTCCGAACGACGGTTACGGCCTGATGCGCAACGCCGGCGCCGCCATCCTGCGCGCGGTGCTGACGCGCTATCCGCAGGCGCAGGGCTTCGACGTGCTGTGCGGGCCGGGCAACAATGGCGGCGACGGTTACGAGGTGGCACGGCTGCTTCACGAGGCCGGCATGCCCGTCGCGGTCTGGCGCGAAGGCCGGCCCCGGCCCGGCAGCGACGCGGAGCGGGCCGCCGGCCGTTGCCCCGTCGCGCCGCGGCCGCTCGACGATTTCGCGCCGCAGCCGGGCGGGGTGGTGATCGACGCGCTCTACGGGGCCGGGCTCGCCCGCGCCCTCGACGGCGCGGCGGCGCTGGCGGCGGAACGCTGCCGCGCGGCCGGCGCGGCGGTCATCGCCGTCGACCTGCCGTCAGGCCTGTCGGGCGAGAGCGGCAGGGCTGTGGGCGCGGTGTTCGCGGCGGACCTCACCGTCACCTTCTTCCGCCTTAAGCCGGCGCATCTGATCGAGCCGGGCAGGGCGCTGTGCGGCGAGGTGGCGCTGGCCGACATCGGCATTCCCGACGCCGTGCTTGAGACAATCGCGCCGAAAACCTTCCGCAACCTGCCGGCACTGTGGTCGGCGGCGCTGCCGCGCCCGCGGCGCGACCAGCACAAATATTCGCGCGGCCATGTCGCGGTCCTTTCGGGCGGTCCCTCCTCGACCGGCGCGGCGCGGCTCACGGCGCTCGCCGCCGCGCGCATCGGCGCCGGCGCGGTCAGCATCTGGTCTCCGGGCAACGCGCTCGCCGTCAACGCCGCGCACCTGACCTCGATCATGGTCCGCAAGGTGGACGCGCCGGACGGCCTCGCCGCCGCGTTCGAGGCGCGGCGGCCCGACGCCATGGTGATCGGCCCTGGCTTCGGCCTCGACCGGCCGCTGCGCGAAACGGTGATCGAGGCACTGAGGCTAACGGGGAAAAGGGCGCTCGTCCTCGACGCCGACGCGCTGACCGCCTTCCGCGACGCGCCGGACGCGCTCTTTGCCGCCATCGCGGCCTCGGAAGCCAATGCGGTGCTGACTCCGCATGAGGGCGAATTCGCGCGGCTTTATCCCGATCTCGCCGCCGACGAAGGCCTGTCGAAGCTCACCCGCGCACGGGCAGCAGCGGCGCGCGCCGGCGCGGTCGTGATCCTGAAAGGCCCGGACACCGTCATCGCCGCGCCGGACGGCCGCGCCGCGATCAACGAGAACGGCTCGCCATGGCTGGCGACCGCCGGCTCGGGCGACGTTCTCGCCGGCATGGTCGCCGGGCTGTGCGCGCAGAAGATGCCGGCCTTCGAGGCCGCTTGCGCTGCTGTCCGGCTACACGCCGAGGCGGCATCGCGCTTCGGGCCGGGGCTGATCGCCGAGGACCTGCCCGGCCTCCTGCCCGCCCTGCTGCGCGAGCTGTTATGA
- a CDS encoding P-II family nitrogen regulator, whose product MKKIEAIIKPFKLDEVKEALQEVGLQGITVTEAKGFGRQKGHTELYRGAEYVVDFLPKVKIEVVLPDDAVEAAIEAIRKAAQTGRIGDGKIFVTNVEEVVRIRTGETGNDAI is encoded by the coding sequence ATGAAAAAGATCGAGGCGATCATCAAGCCGTTCAAGCTCGACGAGGTCAAGGAAGCCCTGCAGGAAGTCGGGCTCCAGGGCATCACCGTCACCGAGGCGAAGGGCTTCGGACGCCAGAAGGGACATACGGAGCTCTATCGCGGCGCCGAATATGTCGTCGACTTCCTGCCCAAGGTGAAGATCGAGGTCGTCCTGCCGGACGACGCGGTCGAGGCCGCCATCGAGGCGATCCGCAAGGCGGCGCAGACGGGCCGCATCGGCGACGGCAAGATCTTCGTCACCAATGTCGAGGAAGTCGTGCGCATCCGCACCGGCGAGACCGGAAACGACGCCATCTGA
- the glnA gene encoding type I glutamate--ammonia ligase: MTTADDIMKRIRDNDIKFLDLRFTDPKGKLQHVTMDVGVVDEDMFADGVMFDGSSIAGWKAINESDMVLMPDLETAHMDPFFAQSTLVLICDILDPVSGEPYGRDPRGIARKAEAYLKAEGFGDTVYVGPEAEFFVFDDVRFKADPYNTGFRVDSSELPSNDDTEYETGNLGHRPRVKGGYFPVPPLDSLQDMRSEMLTVLTEMGVVVEKHHHEVAAAQHELGVKFDTLLRNADKMQLYKYVVHQVAAAYGKTATFMPKPIFGDNGSGMHVHLSIWKEGKPTFAGNEYAGLSESCLYFIGGVIKHAKAINAFTNPLTNSYKRLVPGYEAPVLLAYSARNRSASCRIPFGSSPKSKRVEVRFPDPGANPYLAFAALLMAGLDGIKNKLHPGQPMDKDLYDLPPKELKQIPTVSGSLREALVNLDKDRAFLKAGGVFDDDQIDAFIELKMVEVMRFEMTPHPVEFDMYYSI, encoded by the coding sequence ATGACCACAGCAGACGACATCATGAAGCGCATCAGGGACAACGACATCAAGTTCCTCGACCTGCGTTTCACCGACCCCAAGGGCAAGCTGCAGCACGTCACCATGGATGTCGGCGTCGTGGACGAAGACATGTTCGCCGACGGCGTGATGTTCGACGGCTCCTCCATCGCCGGCTGGAAGGCGATCAACGAGTCCGACATGGTGCTGATGCCGGACCTCGAGACCGCGCATATGGACCCGTTCTTCGCGCAGTCGACGCTGGTCCTGATCTGCGACATCCTCGATCCGGTCTCGGGCGAGCCCTATGGCCGCGACCCGCGCGGCATCGCCCGCAAAGCCGAGGCCTATCTCAAGGCCGAAGGCTTCGGCGACACGGTCTATGTCGGGCCGGAAGCCGAGTTCTTCGTCTTCGACGACGTCCGCTTCAAGGCCGACCCGTACAACACCGGGTTCCGGGTCGATTCGAGCGAGCTGCCGTCGAACGACGACACCGAATACGAGACCGGCAATCTCGGCCACCGGCCGCGCGTCAAGGGCGGCTACTTCCCGGTCCCGCCGCTCGACTCGCTGCAGGACATGCGCTCCGAGATGCTGACGGTGCTGACCGAGATGGGCGTCGTCGTCGAGAAGCATCACCATGAGGTCGCTGCCGCACAGCACGAGCTGGGCGTCAAGTTCGACACGCTGCTGCGCAATGCCGACAAGATGCAGCTCTACAAGTATGTCGTGCACCAGGTCGCCGCCGCCTACGGCAAGACCGCGACCTTCATGCCGAAGCCGATCTTCGGCGACAACGGCTCGGGCATGCACGTCCACCTGTCGATCTGGAAGGAAGGCAAGCCGACCTTCGCCGGCAACGAATATGCCGGCCTGTCGGAGAGCTGCCTCTACTTCATCGGCGGCGTCATCAAGCACGCCAAGGCGATCAACGCCTTCACCAACCCGCTGACCAACTCCTACAAGCGTCTGGTCCCGGGCTATGAGGCGCCGGTGCTGCTCGCCTATTCGGCGCGCAACCGCTCGGCTTCCTGCCGCATCCCGTTCGGCTCGTCGCCGAAGTCGAAGCGCGTCGAGGTCCGCTTCCCCGATCCGGGCGCGAACCCCTATCTCGCCTTCGCCGCGCTGCTGATGGCCGGCCTCGACGGCATCAAGAACAAGCTCCACCCCGGCCAGCCGATGGACAAGGACCTCTACGACCTGCCGCCGAAGGAGCTGAAGCAGATCCCGACCGTCTCGGGCTCGCTGCGCGAGGCGCTGGTCAACCTCGACAAGGACCGCGCCTTCCTCAAGGCCGGCGGCGTGTTCGACGACGACCAGATCGACGCGTTCATCGAGCTGAAGATGGTGGAGGTGATGCGCTTCGAGATGACGCCGCACCCGGTCGAGTTCGACATGTACTACTCGATCTGA